The proteins below come from a single Fusarium verticillioides 7600 chromosome 3, whole genome shotgun sequence genomic window:
- a CDS encoding geranylgeranyl transferase type-2 subunit beta, translating to MSQDSTGQKGTELSVDAHVKYVQSLDTRKDELDYWLTEHLRLNGLYWGLNALFLLGRPEALPRQDVIDFTLSCQHENGGFGAAPGHDAHMLSTVSAVQILAMTDALDQLETKGKGKNQVGKFIAGLQNQETGTFAGDEWGEEDTRFLYGAFNALSLLGLMSLVNVDKAVAHIIACANFDGGYGTGPGAESHSGQIFTCVAALAIVGRLDLVDKEKLGRWLSERQVPCGGLNGRPEKDEDVCYSWWVLSSLAMIERTHWIDRDALIAFILKCQDTETGGISDRPGNMVDVWHTQFGLCGLSLLGYPGLEAVDPVYCMPKAITKRLLG from the exons ATGTCCCAAGACTCGACAGGCCAAAAAGGTACAGAACTCTCTGTCGATGCTCACGTGAAGTATGTCCAGAGCTTGGATACAAGAAAGGATGAGCTCGACTACTGGCTTACCGAGCATCTGCGACTCAATGGCTTGTATTGGGGATTAAACGcactcttcctcctgggACGGCCAGAGGCTCTCCCTCGACAGGATGTCATCGATTTCACTCTCTCCTGCCAGCATGAAAATGGCGGGTTCGGTGCGGCACCTGGCCATGATGCTCACATGCTATCCACAGTAAGTGCTGTGCAGATTCTCGCCATGACGGATGCTCTCGACCAACTGGAAacaaaaggcaaaggcaagaaCCAGGTTGGCAAGT TCATCGCGGGACTGCAGAATCAAGAGACCGGCACATTTGCCGGGGATGAATGGGGCGAGGAGGATACCCGGTTCTTGTACGGTGCATTCAATGCCCTGTCCTTGCTCGGTCTTATGTCCCTTGTCAACGTCGACAAGGCTGTTGCACACATTATCGCTTGTGCCAACTTTGACGGTGGCTATGGAACAGGGCCTGGTGCGGAGTCGCATTCGGGTCAGATCTTTACTTGCGTTGCCGCCCTCGCAATAGTTGGTCGGCTTGATCTCGTGgacaaagagaagctcgGCCGATGGTTGAGCGAGAGACAAGTTCCCTGTGGTGGCCTTAACGGTCGACCCGAAAAAGACGAGGATGTGTGCTACAGCTGGTGGGTATTGAGCAGTCTCGCCATGATCGAGCGCACGCATTGGATTGACCGCGATGCACTTATCGCTTTCATTCTCAAATGTCAAGATACCGAAACTGGTGGTATCTCTGATCGACCTGGTAATATGGTCGATGTTTGGCATACCCAGTTCGGCTTGTGTGGTCTTAGTCTTCTGGGCTATCCAGGTCTCGAGGCAGTCGATCCAGTATATTGCATGCCCAAGGCGATAACAAAGAGACTTCTCGGCTGA